From Acidimicrobiales bacterium, a single genomic window includes:
- a CDS encoding cation diffusion facilitator family transporter — protein MRVTLRTRLTVALVLNLGIVAAQAVAGFGAHSVGLLADAGHNLVDGAGLGLSLLAVYLSRRPPTRERSYGYHRSTVLAAQANAGAICVVTVLVAAESVHRFFSPQPVQGAPMVVVAAVALLVDAIAAMVLWDRSSRDTFTVRTAVLHMGGDALASLGVVVAGSVILITGRFAWLDPAVGLGIAALIAWGAVGLLRSTTDVLLESAPYGLDVGDLERAMAEVRGIDGVHDLHVWSLSAEIRALSAHLVLSGHPTLEEAQATGVEVRRAIADGFHIAHATLELECETCADNVSGCSMDELPPPALPVPDGRG, from the coding sequence GATCGTCGCCGCGCAGGCGGTCGCCGGGTTCGGGGCACATTCGGTCGGTTTGCTGGCCGACGCGGGTCACAACCTGGTCGACGGAGCAGGCCTGGGTCTCTCACTGCTCGCCGTCTACCTGTCGAGGAGGCCCCCGACCCGGGAGCGGTCGTACGGCTATCACCGCTCCACCGTGCTCGCGGCCCAGGCCAATGCCGGGGCCATCTGCGTGGTCACCGTGCTGGTGGCGGCCGAGAGCGTGCACCGGTTCTTCAGTCCCCAGCCGGTGCAGGGCGCCCCCATGGTCGTGGTGGCGGCCGTCGCCCTGCTCGTCGACGCCATCGCCGCCATGGTCCTCTGGGACAGGAGCAGCAGGGACACGTTCACCGTTCGCACTGCGGTGCTCCACATGGGCGGCGACGCCCTCGCCTCGCTCGGGGTGGTGGTCGCCGGATCGGTCATCCTCATCACCGGCCGCTTCGCCTGGCTGGACCCGGCGGTCGGGCTGGGGATCGCGGCCCTGATCGCGTGGGGAGCGGTCGGTTTGCTCCGTTCGACCACCGACGTCCTGCTGGAATCGGCTCCGTACGGCCTCGACGTCGGAGACCTCGAGCGCGCCATGGCTGAGGTTCGCGGCATCGACGGCGTTCACGACCTCCACGTCTGGAGCCTGTCAGCGGAGATTCGGGCCCTGTCGGCTCACCTGGTTCTCTCCGGGCACCCCACGCTGGAAGAGGCGCAGGCCACCGGAGTCGAGGTCAGGCGGGCGATCGCCGACGGCTTTCACATCGCCCATGCGACCCTCGAGCTCGAGTGCGAGACGTGCGCCGACAACGTCTCCGGGTGCAGCATGGACGAGCTGCCGCCACCGGCGTTGCCGGTCCCTGACGGCAGGGGTTGA